One window from the genome of Rhodococcus sp. ABRD24 encodes:
- a CDS encoding acyl-CoA dehydrogenase: protein MAGNPDFPLFQLNEEHDELRAAIRALSEKEIAPYAKEVDEKARFPEEALQALVASGFNAIHVPEAYDGQGADSVAACIVIEEVARVCGSSSLIPAVNKLGTMGLILKGSDELKKQVLPGIAEGNMASYALSEREAGSDAAAMRTRAKADGDDWILNGSKCWITNGGKSTWYTVMAVTDPDKGANGISAFMVHKDDEGFVVGPLEHKLGIKGSPTAELYFENCRIPGDRIIGEPGTGFKTALETLDHTRPTIGAQALGLAQGAFDAALAYTKDRKQFGTSIASFQNTQFMLADMAMKIESARLMVYTAAARAERGEKNLGFISAAAKCLASDVAMEVTTNAVQLFGGAGYTTDFPVERMMRDAKITQIYEGTNQIQRVVMSRALLK, encoded by the coding sequence ATGGCCGGCAACCCCGATTTCCCCCTGTTCCAGCTGAACGAGGAGCACGACGAGCTACGGGCCGCGATCCGCGCTCTCTCCGAGAAGGAGATCGCGCCCTACGCGAAGGAAGTCGACGAGAAGGCCCGCTTCCCCGAGGAGGCCCTGCAGGCGCTCGTCGCATCGGGCTTCAACGCCATCCATGTCCCCGAGGCATACGACGGCCAGGGCGCCGATTCGGTCGCGGCCTGCATCGTGATCGAGGAGGTCGCCCGCGTCTGCGGCTCGTCCTCACTGATCCCCGCCGTCAACAAGCTCGGCACGATGGGCCTGATCCTCAAGGGATCGGACGAGCTCAAGAAGCAGGTACTGCCGGGCATCGCCGAGGGCAACATGGCCTCCTACGCCCTCTCCGAGCGGGAGGCCGGCTCCGATGCCGCCGCCATGCGCACCCGCGCGAAGGCGGACGGTGACGACTGGATCCTCAACGGCTCCAAGTGCTGGATCACCAACGGCGGCAAGTCAACCTGGTACACCGTCATGGCCGTGACCGATCCCGACAAGGGCGCCAACGGCATCTCGGCGTTCATGGTGCACAAGGACGACGAGGGCTTCGTCGTCGGACCGCTCGAGCACAAGCTCGGCATCAAGGGCTCGCCCACCGCCGAGCTGTACTTCGAGAACTGCCGCATTCCGGGAGACCGCATCATCGGCGAACCGGGCACCGGCTTCAAGACCGCGCTCGAGACCCTCGACCACACCCGCCCGACGATCGGCGCGCAGGCACTGGGCCTCGCGCAGGGCGCATTCGACGCGGCACTGGCCTACACCAAGGACCGCAAGCAGTTCGGCACGTCCATCGCGTCGTTCCAGAACACCCAGTTCATGCTCGCCGACATGGCGATGAAGATCGAGTCGGCCCGCCTGATGGTCTACACCGCGGCCGCCCGCGCCGAGCGCGGCGAGAAGAACCTCGGCTTCATCTCCGCCGCCGCGAAGTGCCTCGCGTCCGACGTCGCGATGGAGGTCACCACCAACGCCGTCCAGCTGTTCGGCGGCGCCGGCTACACCACCGACTTCCCGGTCGAGCGGATGATGCGAGATGCCAAGATCACCCAGATCTACGAGGGCACCAACCAGATCCAGCGCGTCGTGATGTCCCGGGCGCTCCTGAAGTAG
- a CDS encoding 3-hydroxybutyryl-CoA dehydrogenase, with product MELVGVIGGGTMGAGIAEVCAKAGSSVLVLETKQEYADAAQARIANSIGRGVARGKITQEEADAAIARVRVTLDIEEFADRDLVIEAAPEIEALKAEIFGKLDKIVKPSGILATNTSSIPVIKIAKATQRPGQVVGVHFFNPVPVMPLVEIVVSLVTSEETVAAVTDFARNTLGKKAVRAGDRAGFIVNALLIPYLCDAVRMLESGYASAEDIDDAMKGGCGYPMGPLTLLDTVGLDVALAAAESLYVEFGQPNYAPPALLRRKVDAGHLGKKTGQGFYSYK from the coding sequence GTGGAGCTAGTGGGTGTAATCGGCGGCGGCACGATGGGTGCCGGCATTGCCGAAGTGTGCGCGAAGGCCGGTAGTTCGGTCCTGGTCCTGGAAACAAAGCAGGAGTACGCGGATGCAGCGCAGGCGCGTATCGCCAACTCGATCGGCCGCGGCGTCGCCCGGGGTAAGATCACCCAGGAGGAGGCAGACGCGGCGATCGCTCGCGTGCGAGTGACCCTCGACATCGAGGAGTTCGCGGACCGGGACCTGGTCATCGAGGCCGCCCCGGAGATCGAGGCGCTCAAGGCTGAGATCTTCGGCAAGCTCGACAAGATCGTGAAGCCGTCGGGCATCCTGGCAACCAACACCTCCTCGATCCCGGTCATCAAGATTGCCAAAGCAACCCAGCGTCCGGGCCAGGTCGTCGGTGTCCACTTCTTCAACCCGGTGCCGGTAATGCCGCTGGTGGAGATCGTGGTCAGCCTGGTCACGTCCGAAGAGACTGTTGCAGCAGTGACGGATTTCGCCCGTAACACTCTGGGCAAGAAGGCCGTCCGGGCCGGTGACCGCGCGGGCTTCATCGTCAACGCGCTCCTCATCCCGTACCTGTGCGATGCGGTCCGGATGCTCGAATCCGGCTACGCGAGCGCCGAAGACATCGACGACGCGATGAAGGGCGGCTGCGGCTACCCGATGGGGCCGCTGACCCTGCTCGACACCGTCGGTCTCGACGTCGCGCTTGCTGCGGCGGAGTCACTGTACGTCGAGTTCGGGCAGCCGAACTACGCGCCGCCGGCACTGCTGCGCCGCAAGGTTGACGCCGGACACCTCGGCAAGAAGACCGGTCAGGGCTTCTACAGCTACAAGTAG
- a CDS encoding TetR family transcriptional regulator, whose protein sequence is MTERVDESGADPAGDPADFRVHVATQAIRLFAEHGYEATSVDQIAAAAGVSRRTFFRQFRSKEDVIFADHESLLEQASEYLAGAPEDPWAAVCEAAHLVFNRFRENRELSVRRYQVVQRVAALRDREIVTGYRYERLFTEYLREAVPSATPLDVVGFAATVTASHNYLLRAMIRGDESATPAELQRALDRIRRTFGVAGDSSADSRAPSTQDVVTVVTYPAGTSAAEVARRVRLQLESSSSIPNLDWH, encoded by the coding sequence ATGACTGAGCGCGTCGACGAATCCGGAGCCGACCCAGCCGGCGACCCCGCGGACTTTCGGGTCCACGTCGCGACTCAGGCCATCCGACTGTTCGCCGAACACGGGTACGAGGCCACCTCGGTAGACCAGATCGCGGCGGCGGCCGGAGTATCCCGGCGCACGTTCTTCCGGCAGTTCCGCTCGAAGGAGGACGTGATCTTCGCCGACCACGAATCTCTCCTCGAACAGGCTTCGGAGTATCTGGCGGGGGCACCCGAGGACCCGTGGGCAGCGGTGTGCGAAGCCGCGCACCTGGTCTTCAACCGATTCCGCGAGAACCGTGAACTATCGGTGCGCCGATACCAGGTGGTCCAGCGCGTGGCGGCCCTAAGGGACCGCGAGATCGTGACCGGCTACCGCTACGAACGTTTGTTCACCGAGTACCTGCGGGAGGCGGTGCCGTCGGCCACCCCGCTCGATGTGGTGGGGTTTGCGGCGACCGTGACCGCGAGCCACAACTACCTGCTGCGGGCGATGATCCGCGGAGACGAGTCTGCGACGCCGGCCGAGTTGCAGCGGGCTCTGGACCGGATCAGACGGACATTCGGGGTGGCGGGCGACAGCAGCGCCGACTCCCGAGCGCCGTCCACACAGGACGTGGTGACGGTGGTGACCTACCCGGCCGGGACCTCGGCCGCCGAGGTGGCCCGCCGGGTGCGACTGCAGCTCGAGTCGTCCAGCTCCATCCCGAATCTTGACTGGCACTAA
- a CDS encoding ATP-grasp domain-containing protein produces MVVKLADGFGSLGVIRVDEESGLSSAIRQSELARQVALGSNEGVDPRLVVEEYLDGPEYVVESLVVDGHVHVLAIGDKGYPQGPFFEAGNYVAPAQLDDEARNAIFREVIRGHRALGINMGPTHTELRLCEGNRPFILEVGARFGGSGVSHYIAQGVSGVDFAGEVMRMAVGLPPRNIDAKQDTLATPVGIAANYIVQSDGSGRIAEIVGLSDISVDPQVDHIIQMLHSGDVVRPYPHFSGYPAFVLSRHADHDSVFDLHERIGSTVRIVYEAD; encoded by the coding sequence GTGGTGGTCAAGCTGGCTGATGGCTTTGGGAGTCTCGGGGTCATACGAGTAGATGAAGAATCTGGATTGTCTTCTGCAATCAGGCAATCCGAGTTAGCAAGACAGGTTGCACTCGGCTCGAACGAGGGAGTTGATCCAAGACTGGTTGTCGAGGAGTATCTCGACGGCCCCGAGTACGTTGTCGAGAGCCTGGTGGTGGATGGACATGTTCATGTGCTTGCCATCGGGGACAAGGGCTACCCTCAAGGGCCATTCTTTGAAGCAGGCAACTACGTCGCTCCTGCGCAATTGGATGATGAGGCACGGAACGCTATCTTCCGGGAAGTGATTCGCGGGCATCGGGCGCTCGGGATCAACATGGGTCCGACGCACACTGAGCTTCGTCTGTGCGAAGGGAACCGGCCTTTCATTCTAGAAGTCGGCGCCCGGTTCGGCGGATCTGGCGTTTCACACTACATCGCTCAGGGAGTGAGCGGTGTCGACTTTGCGGGTGAAGTGATGCGTATGGCCGTTGGACTGCCCCCTCGAAACATCGATGCGAAGCAGGACACCCTGGCAACTCCTGTAGGCATTGCAGCAAACTATATCGTTCAGTCCGATGGCTCCGGCCGCATAGCGGAAATTGTCGGCCTTTCCGATATCTCGGTGGATCCGCAGGTAGATCACATTATTCAGATGCTTCATTCAGGTGATGTCGTGAGGCCGTATCCGCACTTTTCTGGATACCCCGCATTCGTGCTGTCCCGACATGCGGATCATGATTCGGTGTTCGATCTACATGAGCGGATCGGGTCGACGGTGAGGATTGTGTACGAAGCCGATTAG